From the Fusarium keratoplasticum isolate Fu6.1 chromosome 14, whole genome shotgun sequence genome, the window TGATCTCGACTCCAAGGCGCTTCGTCACAAAGTCGGAGGCGCCATTGACATCAATGAAGGATTCAACGCCGTAGTCGTAGGCCTTGCCCGAGCTGGAGTCGACGTACGAGTCGACATGGCCTCCCTAGGATTGTTAGGCGATGATGCGTGGGTGTTCATCAATCAAGATCTCACCAGGATTGCTTCCTTCTCAATCACGATGATGCTTTTCCCAAAGTCTTCTCGCAGACGGAAGGCAGCGTGAGCACCAGAACCGCCAccgccgatgatgacgacatcCTTTTCGATGATCGAGTTGTACGCGCCGGCAGTGGCGACAGAGGCCGTTGCGAGAAGGCTTACGAGTGATCGAGCAAGCGAGGCCATGTTTACAGGCATGGAAGAATGGATAGAAGTGTAATTAGAGACATGGCTGAAGAAAGTCTCTGGGTCGCCGTTTTATCAATTCTCAGCCCCCTGCATACGACACGAATCAGCCGATATCTGCATATCGACGAGGGGGAAAACTCAGTCAGAGATGCATCGAGACGGGGATCGAAGATGCAGTCAGCTTGGACAAGGACCAGGGTGTGTGTGAACCCCAGAGAACATCCCCAAACTCTACTCCGTACATATGTTAGGTACTAATCCGCGAACGCACGTTTTACTCCCATAAAGTCGCCATTGGGGAGCTACTGTTTATCTTAAACAATTAATAGCTAGTCTTTAGACTCCTACTAGTCGGAGATCCCTATTGATTGGTTGAAACCTTGTTCAAGTACCGTTGTTGAGATCCGATGCCTCCGCGGGAAGCCGGTGCCGATTCGATCTGCCGTCGGAGCCCGGGAGCTAACCCCGCTCTCGGATCCTGGGACGGGTTGTACAGGCCGCCTAGAAATAGAGCGCTAGGTATTCCGCAATAGGATACAAAACAGAACATACCAGGCCTCATTGATTCTTAGTTAGCGACACTCGCCTTTCTTGTATTACCCAACCATGGAGCCCGAAACCGTCCAAGTTGTCATCTGCGGCGGCGGTTCTGCCGGCCTCACGGCTGCCATCTGGCTGGCCCGTTTCGGCATTGACTTCAAGATCCTTGAACGACGCCCAGGACCTCTTGAGATCGGCCAAGCCGACGGTGTTCAGTGCCGCACCGTTGAAATCTTCGAGAATCTCGGCATTTCTGATGCTCTTCTGAAAGAGGCCTATCACGTCATGGAAGTGGCATTCTGGTCCCCAGACGAGCAGGGCCAACTAAAGAGGAAACATGTTGCGCCTGACACCAAGGTGGGCTTGAGTCATCAGCCCCACGTCATTCTCAATCAGGCACGGATCAACGAGATGATGCTTCAGGAGATGATTCGTCTGCGAGGGAATGGGTCAAGCGGCGTCGTGTACAACTCTCAGGTTGAGAGTGTGCGCATTCTGGACAATGCTTCTGACTATCCTGTCGAGGTGGTAGCTTTGCAAAATGGGGTACCATTTCGATACCGGGCGAAATACGCAATCGTAAGACTCTCAGCACTTCAATCTCTAGCTTACTGCTAATTAGTCTATCTTCAGGGCTGTGACGGTGCTCATAGCACAGTCCGCAAATCACTCGGTTTCAACATGGTCGGCGACTCGAGTGACTCCGTCTGGGGCGTCATGGATGTCTTTCCAGACACAAACTTCCCTGATATTCGCAAGAAGGCCATGCTCAACAGCAACGCTGGAAATCTCATGATCATCCCCAGAGAAGGCGACGAACTCGTCCGCTTCTACATCGAGCTACCAGGCAAAACAGCTCGAGAAGTGACCGAGCAAgacctcatcgacaaggTTAAGCGCATTTTCCACCCCTACACGCTAGATGCCTCCTGTGTCGTGTGGTGGTCAGCATACGTCATTGGCCAGCGTATCGCAGACCACTTCACAAAGGACTTCCGCATCTTCCTCACAGGCGATGCCTGCCACACACACTCCCCCAAAGCCGGTCAGGGCATGAACGTTAGTCTCCAGGACGGCTTTAACATCGGATGGAAGATGGCCCACGTCCTGACCGGCCGAGCCCCGCCTTCAGTGCTGGAGACGTATGTCCTGGAGCGTCAGCAGACAGCACAACAGCTTATCGACTTTGACCGTTCGTTCAGCAAGCTGTTCTCCGCCGAACATCAGAAGAAGAATGGGATCACGGCCGCCCATTTCCGCGACAAGTTCGTGCAGGCCGGACAGTATACTGCCGGCATGGCTACCAAGTACAGCTCGTCAGTCCTGACTTGTCcgagcagcgacgacggcaCCATCGCGTCAGGGCTCAGTGTTGGAATGAGGTTTCCCAGCTTTCCGGCCGTGAGGCTATCTGATGCAAAGCCTGTGCATTTGAACAAGGCCCTGCCGGCGGACGGACGATGGCACCTGCTGGTCTTCTGTAGTGGAGACGAGGCAGCCAAGTTGACACAGGTACATATGTGAGGATTGAGTGACATGACACCATTTGCTAACTATTTTAGGTCGCTTCGCAACTGGAAGAAATGGTCCAGATGTTTACCCCATTTGGGGCGCCGGCAGATGAAATCATCAACCCAACCCTCGTAATAAGGGGTGAGCGGAAGAGTCTCGAGATTGAAAAACTACCAGAATTCTTCTTTCCTAAGACGGGAAGGTATATGTTGAGAAGTAAGTCATCACCGTGTCCCGACCATTTTCACCGTACTAACTCTGCCATGCCTAGATCTCCACAGAGTGTTTGTAGACGAGCAGAATCCGTATATGCTAGACTGCGGACGTGTTTTTTCGACATTTGGTATCGACGCAGGTCGCGGTGCAATCATCATTGTTCGACCTGATTTATGTAAGCTCCTCCCCATACCTGCTATCTCTGCCGTGTAGTGGTGCTGACTGAGTGTTACAGATGTAGCCAAGATAAGTGGCTTGGAGGAAGTTTCTTCGACCTTTTCGTTCTTCAAAGACTGCTTGAACTGTACTGGATAACTAGACAGGGTCTCATCAACTACACCTTTGTTACCAGGTTAGAACTCCTAGTAAAACCATGAAGATGCCGGCTGTTTCTTCCTCGTGATGCTGTCGGTCTCGGCTCAGTCTCGTGGTATCAGTTGTAAATATTTTCTGTGACGCAGAAGACACGAAGACCGTTAAGGTAAGCTACCGGCGGCACAGGGTGTCTCCCATATCCATTGAGCGGATTACTCCGCCGAAAATAAAGCTCCACATCTGGCCATGTCCTCTGCTCAAGGCCAGCCCATCCAAGCCAGCTATGCAGTCATCTAGAGACAAGGCGTCTACGATATGAACACAAGAGTCCGTTCTATTAGTACTTAATACATTTCGTCCTCTACCCCTTCAGCCTTACTCTCCGAGAAAGCTCACTCTCTTCTGTAACCTTCCGCTTGTTGGAAACGGCCTTTGAACCCTCAAAATTGGTAGGCTCCATACGCAAAGACCCCTGGACCGCCTGGACCTCTACGAGACGAGTTATGAGTCGCATCTGAAACGTTGAGCATGGCTGGAAAGGAAGTTTTGAACGCCGAATGGTTGGCCAGGAGACGTGCCTCATGCTCAGGGCCGGGATGTCATCTTTCCGATCGCCGAGTAACTTCCGCAAGATCACACTTCACGATGCGATGAACGGTAACAACATTCAACAAGCCGTACTTTACTCCACGTACTATAACCAAACATAAGATGGCGCCATATTTCAGACTCGGATGTAACGAGTCCATTTTCGAGGCTCGTTCCTTATCAGAAAACCCTCGATCCTTCTCAGACCTATGGTCACTCCCTTGGCCAAGCCTGGGCGGCTCTTGCTGCGTTTAAGGGACCTCTAAGCCGCCGAGGGGTTGTCTCCAGTTCCAAGGGAGAAAACGAGGCCGATTCAAGCAGCGAAATCGGATCCGAGGGTGACCTTGAAGGGTTCTCCAGCGTAAAGCGAGTCAGGAGAGGCACTCCGGAAGGATTTGTCAACTCCAACCTCATTCAAGTCGGTTTAAGCAGTCCACCTGCAAGAGTTATAAAGCCGCCGAAGGCGGATGACTCGAGGAGAACGCGAAGAGTAATAATGATAGGACAGCGTTGGCGACGTACATTGACCAATTCGACCAAGTTTACATTTCATGAGTCATCGCCTAAAGCCCTCGCCAAAGCAACGCGAAAGAGGGGAATCATAGGCGGTTGAACCTCTGAATAGGTGAGTTGAGCTGTCGCGTCAATTATCTGGGTGTTTATTCATAGCACAACTCGACGAAGCAGCAAGGTCACCGAAGATAACAAGCCACCCGACAAGACGCGACCAAAACCAATGGACTCTATGTGGACTTAGAGGACCTGCCGCCTTGATAGTTGATTGTGGAATGACGATTGACCGGGCGGGCGCGAGACATCATGTGAGTGTTTTGAATTTAGAGGCTTCTTCATTTTCCAGTCCCAAACCCTCTGTATTCACTTACTGTCGGCGAGGTTGATATGATAAAACTCCCAAAAATCATTTAAAAAAACTGATGTCCAATCTTGACGTAAACCGGACCAGGGGTGTCATCCAAGTCTGGAACATACGGGCACCAGTGCTTCCACAAATGTTTCTGACTCTCTACCTCTTCCGCCACTGCCAGGGCCATGTCTGAGAGTGACACTCCATGCATCCGACCATCAAAAAGGGCAATGCCGCTCTCATGCCCTTTGGCGGGCTTGAGAGGCATGAAATCGAAACAGACTTCATATGACCCCGTGCACTTTCCAGGCCGGTACAATGCCGGGGTGGACATGAAAGTCCACTTGAAAGATGTGTTTCCATGGAAGAACATGGCCGTCAGTCGCCCGCCCCTGTGGAACTCGACAATAGGTCCGTTCATGTCAAAAATCCCATGCGCCGCTTCCACAATCTTCCCCGCCTCAGCAGTCAGTACCCCTGCCCTCTTTCTCGGCTATCCAAGCTTGGCGAGCAACCAAGAGTTTTTCGGCGTCCTCGCCGGCCCAATCTTGAGTATGCTTGACATCAGCCTCACTATCAAGTATTCCCCGGATGAAGGCGTAATAAAATCTCTTATCGTCGCACGCTGTGAGTAATGGTCTGTCTGGAACTCTCATGATGGCAGAGCCGCCGATCATGACAAAGTATGGTATTTCGGCTGCTTTGGAAGCGATGAGGGTCTTTCGGGTCACTTCTGTGAAGGTTTCTAAAAATTATGTTAGCATTACGTTTCATGCATGAGTATGAACTGAACAGGTGGGCTTACTGTACGTCAACGCGTCGCCAAGTTGGGTGTGTGGACCGTACGCGTTTACCACAACATCCAAAGATTCAAGAGCCTTTGCTATTTCTTCAATAGTGTGGCCTCTAGATCAACTGCCTTCGGCTCGTACCGTTCGTAATGGCCAAGCTTAGAGGGATTTCGTGAAATGCCGACAACCTGATGGCCTCTATTGAGCAACTCAACGGCAACATGCGATCCGGTCATCCCAGTCACCCCAATCACACCGGCTTTGATGGGAGCCATCGTGTCGTAATATTTGGTGGATTTGAAAGATGAAAGACAGAAAGGCGAGTTGATAAATGGATGCCAAAAAGCCACCAGGCAGTGAACGAACTAGTTAGTGAATATACAGTTACTGCGAATATGACCCTCTTTTTTGGTTCATGCATCAGTAACTACAAATACTAGCATCTCGGACTTCTCATAGTCTCCGATAGGAACCGATTAATTTACGGAGTAGAAAGTCCCGAGAACCCGCTTAGTCAGGGAGACCATCGCGCGAAGACAACGAAGCACAGCATGTAACCAAATACCCAAGCGTTTCCATCTTTCACCGCCCTTATCTGGCAGGGTCAGCAGGGTCGGTTGTAGGCTAGGTAGCTTGAAAAGCACCATACGAGTTTTCAGTTCCCAGTCACCATCAACGATCTTACCAAAGTGTACTTGACATCTTGTGCGGGTACTCAAGGAACGCCAGTGTAGCTAGAACGACGTCGTTCCGGGAATAACGGAGCCCCAGAGTTATGTTGTTCATGTAATAGATCGCTCCCATCGGGTTCAGGTCGAGAGGAAATGGAGAAAATAGGGATATATGATGTGACCTCTGGCTCGCAGGACTAATCCGCATCTCTAGAGCGATGCGAGTTCTACATGTTTACAATATGCTTAGCATATCTACGCTGTCAAGAGCAGATTGAATTTTATTCATAATTTAGCAGAGGTATAAAGTACGCCTTGGTCGTCGCTTGTGAAGCGGCAAGTCCCCCCCAATAACCCTGCCTATTTGACAATCGCCGTGGTGCTAAGCATAAGTAGTattagattattattatgGACCGCAACTTCAAACCGCTTAAGTCAGGGAAATTAATAGGGGTGCATGAATATCATGCATGTATAACTAGCGTTCAAGTGCCGAATTTGCTGAGCACTTCTTCATTCGTATGAGTATAATTTAGCTGAAGATCCCGAGGTATCAGGTGGATCTACTGTGAAGCCAGGCTATTCCTATTAATAGAAGTAATTGTGATGCGTGGCACTAGGAAATAGGACTCTTTCAAAGATAGCTCTAATTGTGTATGTATTCTCAAGGCCCATGCCCCTTCCTTTCTAGGGGTAGATGGAGGCCTTTGGGGCGTTGTTCTTCACCGGCCGGCTTATACAAGCGGCCTAGAATACTGAATAAGGAAACGTGGGAAGCCAGTGTTTCCACCTTTCCCTACTTGTGAGACATTCCAGGTTCACTGCTGATTTACCAGTGGCTACCTTAGACTTGCACGCAAAGGCCTTAGCTATTGTTTTAGCGATCTTGCCATTATATAGATGGGGAATATGgttaatataaataatacgAGCGAGATTATCTCTGAGGCTGAGTTGCTCTCTTATTTCCTTTTGCTTCTGGTGACGAATCTGGTTGAAAATTGAAGTGCTAGTCTTGAACAATAGTAAGGCTTGCTTGTCCCTTTTACCTGGGCGCTGATACTTAACACTACCTACACCATAACTTGAATTTACGAGTTTGCATTGGAGGCGAGACCGCGTCGAGGTCGTTGACGGCTTCATAGTGCGCCATAGAAAATCATGACAATACTGTAACTTGAGTCAGAACGACGGGAGAGTTGGAAGGCTGAAAAAGCGAGGGGATCGCCTCCGTTCCGTTGCCATTATGCTCGAGCGATGGGCGGTCATCTTGGCATGGAACCAAGCTCTGCTCGAATTCACTGCATCTCCTGCCCAGCTCGAAGACTTAAGTAGGGAGTCCACCCTGCTATTAGATGACTAACTGCAGATTTCGTGTCTATTTCCCAATGCAAAGCAGCTTAGAAATCCTTCAAGATTTCTAGGCTGTCCTGTCTCCCGGAACCCCGCGGGTTCTTGAAGTACGGCGTTATCTCCTGAATTCACTGTTGTTGTACCCCCTTCACCTTGGGGGCAATTAAGCCAATGTCACCTTGATCCACTCAGGTTTAGCTCTTACCCAAGCAGCTTCATCTACAGACCCTGCTCCAACACGGTGCGCAACCCGCTGTTCCACATCATCCCACTcgatgacgaggacatgTAATTCCGGTAGCACCTTTTCTACTCGAATTTCATCATGAACGCGAGAGACAACAATCATGCAATGGTCCCCTTCGTTGGTGCTGCTCGGGAGTGCATACTCCGACATGCCTCCTACTTTTCTTCCCTGTTGATCAGTCATCTCCCACTCATAACCTAGATCGCGTCCTTGTAACACTTTGTTCAGTCGAAGGGTCGTTGCGCTCGTCCAGAAGAGCAAACGTCCAGAATCATGAAAGTCCATGCCGTTGAAATCGTCCTCGTCAATTGATGTGGATTGTTTCCAGTCTCCGGCCAACTCCTCATTGAGAGCACTCAGATCGAGTGGCTTGACGTGCGGAGCGAATAAATTTCGAGGCATTTGAGCACGAACTCTGCCATAGATGTCGAGTCTGTAAAAATCCAGCTCAGGCATGACCATATCCGTGGCAATTGGAAGTTTGAAAAGCCTCCCCAAACCGGCATGCTCAAAgtcccagcccagccaggaCCAGCTTGGAAACCTCACATGATGAGATGATCCGTCACGGTTATAGACACATTCTTCTGCCACGCGACGAGCGCAGTCGCCGCCCACCCAAGCCAGTGACTCCTCAAAAcgaaggaaaagaagatgaCCCCAGTCGCTTTGAGCGAGTGTGTGCTTCATATAAAGCCGCCGGAGATAGCCCTGGATGGCTTTTAGGGAGTCGGATTGATTCGTTATGCTGCGCTTTGCGTAATGTGAGATTACCCTGTAAGCGTACTCAGGTCTGAAGGCTCGGCTTGGCCCTATCTCCATCAAGTCATAGCATCCGAACGACTGGTAAGAGGTGATTCTAGGCTCCCTTCGCTGCGTCGAACAAAGCTCGAGCGCGAGGCTCTCACACCAGGTCGCCTTTTGGCATCGCCAAAAAACCTCGTCATCGGTGAACATTATCAGGCGGCGGGAAAGGAGTGATTCTTGCATTGTCCAGGCACGGCGTTTCCAAGGCGACTTTTCGTATGCTGTGCCAGTATAAAGATGTGTACTGCGAATCAGACGTAGGGAGGACGAAACCGAGACCATCGCTTGTTGAGGATGCCGCATCAGAGATTCTCGCACGCCAGCGATGCCCATGTCCGCATGCAAAGCGCTGGCAGCAGCAATTGTGCAATACGCGTTGGCATACACACAATCCATGAAAGAAAGCTGCTGCCGcttgtcatcgtcgtcgtcctggaTGATGCATAGAGAGTCGACCCAGAGATACTTGAATCCAATAGATTGAGCCACTTTGATGGCATCGAAGATGGTCTTGGGGACAACATCGTGTAGCAGGCAGCCAGGGCTGCGTAGCCATTGAGCTGTCCTCCGTGTGTTCGTCAAGCAGTTGTGGGCTGCTGATCCCCACACGTAGCTCAGTGCAGCATACTGACAATCTTCTGGACCATCGACGATACAAAATTGTTCGGTATCGACGAACCTGAGCTGTGGTGACTTATCGTCCTCATTCGCTCGCCATGCCGGCATGTGGCACGCATTACCATGGCGCTCATGGCAGCAGGACATCCATTGACGGAGCAGATGTGGTTGATAGTACGGAGCCATTAATCGACCAGAAGGCTGCTTAGGATACGTAGGCTCCGGGGTGAAGCCGCGAGTGTTGGATACATGAGGGACCGGGTCGCTGCATGGCTGGAGTACCAACACAGTCCTAGGGAAATAGGTGCTCTGATTGACCACACGCACActgagcttgttgaagttgaTAACATCCTCTAGGCGGCCGGGAAGTTTCGCGTAGCAATCCGCATCAATGTAGCATTGTAGTCCTTGTACGTCGCGCCCTCTACAACGTCGCATGATGGCTCTGGCGATGAGCGTACAAAGGAAGCACTGGCGAGATTCGAATCTTGCTAGTACATCTTGAACCGTGCCCAAGGAAGGGCGATACTGGTCCGACCTGGCTTGCCTACAAAGCCGTGGAAAGTCGATCCTTTCGCACGTGATGCAAAGCGGCTTAAAGAGGAAATAGTCGATAGTTCTCTGGGTCATGGTTGGTAAATGGCGCGTACAGGTGGAGGTAATATGATGGTGATGTTAGGCTGGAGGTTGGGTTGAAAAATGAGGGGTAGGGTGACCAGATAAGAATCGTCAGGCCAGCAGACGCCACAATTTCAGCCTGATCACCTGCCATAAGATTATGAAGAATTTCAGGGCTGATGCCCTCCCAAGGTCCTCGTGGGCAAGGCAAGATCAGAGGTTGGGGAAAAGTCATAGGTTATAATGTGACCCCAACAAACTCGATATAGTC encodes:
- a CDS encoding NAD(P)-bd-dom domain-containing protein; amino-acid sequence: MAPIKAGVIGVTGMTGSHVAVELLNRGHQVVGISRNPSKLGHYERGHTIEEIAKALESLDVVVNAYGPHTQLGDALTYKTFTEVTRKTLIASKAAEIPYFVMIGGSAIMRVPDRPLLTACDDKRFYYAFIRGILDSEADVKHTQDWAGEDAEKLLAGKIVEAAHGIFDMNGPIVEFHRGGRLTAMFFHGNTSFKWTFMSTPALYRPGKCTGSYEVCFDFMPLKPAKGHESGIALFDGRMHGVSLSDMALAVAEEVESQKHLWKHWCPYVPDLDDTPGPVYVKIGHQFF
- a CDS encoding HET domain-containing protein, which produces MRRCRGRDVQGLQCYIDADCYAKLPGRLEDVINFNKLSVRVVNQSTYFPRTVLVLQPCSDPVPHVSNTRGFTPEPTYPKQPSGRLMAPYYQPHLLRQWMSCCHERHGNACHMPAWRANEDDKSPQLRFVDTEQFCIVDGPEDCQYAALSYVWGSAAHNCLTNTRRTAQWLRSPGCLLHDVVPKTIFDAIKVAQSIGFKYLWVDSLCIIQDDDDDKRQQLSFMDCVYANAYCTIAAASALHADMGIAGVRESLMRHPQQAMVSVSSSLRLIRSTHLYTGTAYEKSPWKRRAWTMQESLLSRRLIMFTDDEVFWRCQKATWCESLALELCSTQRREPRITSYQSFGCYDLMEIGPSRAFRPEYAYRVISHYAKRSITNQSDSLKAIQGYLRRLYMKHTLAQSDWGHLLFLRFEESLAWVGGDCARRVAEECVYNRDGSSHHVRFPSWSWLGWDFEHAGLGRLFKLPIATDMVMPELDFYRLDIYGRVRAQMPRNLFAPHVKPLDLSALNEELAGDWKQSTSIDEDDFNGMDFHDSGRLLFWTSATTLRLNKVLQGRDLGYEWEMTDQQGRKVGGMSEYALPSSTNEGDHCMIVVSRVHDEIRVEKVLPELHVLVIEWDDVEQRVAHRVGAGSVDEAAWVRAKPEWIKVTLA